In a single window of the Zonotrichia leucophrys gambelii isolate GWCS_2022_RI chromosome 2, RI_Zleu_2.0, whole genome shotgun sequence genome:
- the OTULIN gene encoding ubiquitin thioesterase otulin isoform X2: MKHKNEVGLASEELGSANAPADQTEQTMSEIRQDCVYRSAGRPEKTDMIKSLVMDQDASRNCELYLPGSGNRSAVESSEESEEDMYRDEEEIEREKILLSESNSSEYKLSVSPEMDIMEYCRKEWRGNTPAAKRMRKGYEAVAQKFASIRRIRGDNYCAFRATLFQILSQATQLPRWLQSEDFTMLPENLLSKYDWIKHWQLRQKPGKRMGEIRDEIKEYLILLRQKWKNISEIKGPLEKQEACDKLFKNEEEEYSLYEALKFLMLNTAIELYNADKSGKRVPVFSWLLFARDTSSNPCQLMQNHLNHIGHSGGLEQVEMFLLAYALQYTIRVYRLYKHSTDEFVTLYPNDPEEDWPVVTLITEDDRHYNIPVRMCQETML; this comes from the exons ATGAAGCATAAAAATGAAGTTGGTCTTGCTTCTGAGGAACTTGGCTCAGCAAATGCACCTGCAGACCAGACAGAGCAAACTATGTCAGAAATAAGACAAGACTGTGTATACAGAAGTGCTGGGAGACCTGAGAAGACAGATATGATTAAATCTCTTGTGATGGATCAGGATGCATCCAGAAACTGTGAGCTTTATCTGCCTGGGTCTGGTAATCGTTCAGCAGTGGAGTCATCTGAGGAGAG TGAGGAGGACATGTACCGTGATGAAGAGGAAATAGAGAGAGAGAAGATACTACTTAGTGAATCAAACTCATCAG AATATAAATTAAGTGTTTCACCTGAAATGGACATCATGGAGTATTGCAGGAAGGAATGGAGAGGAAATACACCAGCAGCAAAAAGGATGAGAAAG GGATATGAAGCAGTTGCCCAGAAGTTTGCATCTATAAGGAGAATACGAGGTGATAACTATTGTGCTTTCAGAGCAACTCTTTTCCAGATATTAAGCCAAGCTACCCAGTTACCAAGGTGGCTGCAGAGTGAGGATTTTACTATG CTTCCTGAAAACTTGCTGAGCAAGTATGACTGGATCAAGCACTGGCAGCTCAGACAGAAACCTGGCAAGAGGATGGGAGAAATAAGGGATGAAATAAAAGAGTATTTAATACTTCTAAGGCAAAAG tggaAGAATATAAGTGAAATAAAGGGTCCTCTTGAGAAACAAGAAGCCTGTGATAAATTGTTTAAGAATGAAGAGGAGGAGTACAGTCTTTATGAAGCGCTGAAATTTTTGATGCTTAACACTGCCATTGAATTATACAATGCTGATAAAAGTGGAAAGAGAGTGCCTGTCTTCTCCTGGCTCCTGTTTGCACGGGATACATCCAGCAACCCTTGTCAGTTAATGCAGAATCACTTGAATCACATTGGTCACAGCGGAGGCCTTGAACAA GTGGAGATGTTTCTCCTTGCTTATGCCCTGCAGTACACCATCCGAGTGTACCGCCTCTATAAGCACAGCACTGATGAGTTCGTCACACTTTACCCCAATGACCCGGAGGAGGACTGGCCTGTGGTGACTCTCATAACTGAAGATGACAGACACTATAATATTCCAGTCAGAATGTGCCAAGAGACGATGCTGTGA
- the OTULIN gene encoding ubiquitin thioesterase otulin isoform X1 — MSGERRRPGRAPRPPLGPGTAAAAGARRDVPASRCRAGRSAAESQDNLQGWVTEPTGLSAGAEEKIESVPTQLMKHKNEVGLASEELGSANAPADQTEQTMSEIRQDCVYRSAGRPEKTDMIKSLVMDQDASRNCELYLPGSGNRSAVESSEESEEDMYRDEEEIEREKILLSESNSSEYKLSVSPEMDIMEYCRKEWRGNTPAAKRMRKGYEAVAQKFASIRRIRGDNYCAFRATLFQILSQATQLPRWLQSEDFTMLPENLLSKYDWIKHWQLRQKPGKRMGEIRDEIKEYLILLRQKWKNISEIKGPLEKQEACDKLFKNEEEEYSLYEALKFLMLNTAIELYNADKSGKRVPVFSWLLFARDTSSNPCQLMQNHLNHIGHSGGLEQVEMFLLAYALQYTIRVYRLYKHSTDEFVTLYPNDPEEDWPVVTLITEDDRHYNIPVRMCQETML; from the exons ATGAGCGgcgagcggcggcggccgggccgaGCCCCGCGCCCTCCCCTCGGGCCGGGCACAGCGGCGGCCGCCGGGGCTCGGCGGGACGTGCCGGCCTCCCGGTGCCGGGCGGGACGGAGCGCGGCGGAAAG CCAGGATAATCTTCAAGGGTGGGTGACAGAACCAACTGGCCTTTCTGCAGgtgcagaagagaaaatagaGAGTGTTCCCACACAGCTGATGAAGCATAAAAATGAAGTTGGTCTTGCTTCTGAGGAACTTGGCTCAGCAAATGCACCTGCAGACCAGACAGAGCAAACTATGTCAGAAATAAGACAAGACTGTGTATACAGAAGTGCTGGGAGACCTGAGAAGACAGATATGATTAAATCTCTTGTGATGGATCAGGATGCATCCAGAAACTGTGAGCTTTATCTGCCTGGGTCTGGTAATCGTTCAGCAGTGGAGTCATCTGAGGAGAG TGAGGAGGACATGTACCGTGATGAAGAGGAAATAGAGAGAGAGAAGATACTACTTAGTGAATCAAACTCATCAG AATATAAATTAAGTGTTTCACCTGAAATGGACATCATGGAGTATTGCAGGAAGGAATGGAGAGGAAATACACCAGCAGCAAAAAGGATGAGAAAG GGATATGAAGCAGTTGCCCAGAAGTTTGCATCTATAAGGAGAATACGAGGTGATAACTATTGTGCTTTCAGAGCAACTCTTTTCCAGATATTAAGCCAAGCTACCCAGTTACCAAGGTGGCTGCAGAGTGAGGATTTTACTATG CTTCCTGAAAACTTGCTGAGCAAGTATGACTGGATCAAGCACTGGCAGCTCAGACAGAAACCTGGCAAGAGGATGGGAGAAATAAGGGATGAAATAAAAGAGTATTTAATACTTCTAAGGCAAAAG tggaAGAATATAAGTGAAATAAAGGGTCCTCTTGAGAAACAAGAAGCCTGTGATAAATTGTTTAAGAATGAAGAGGAGGAGTACAGTCTTTATGAAGCGCTGAAATTTTTGATGCTTAACACTGCCATTGAATTATACAATGCTGATAAAAGTGGAAAGAGAGTGCCTGTCTTCTCCTGGCTCCTGTTTGCACGGGATACATCCAGCAACCCTTGTCAGTTAATGCAGAATCACTTGAATCACATTGGTCACAGCGGAGGCCTTGAACAA GTGGAGATGTTTCTCCTTGCTTATGCCCTGCAGTACACCATCCGAGTGTACCGCCTCTATAAGCACAGCACTGATGAGTTCGTCACACTTTACCCCAATGACCCGGAGGAGGACTGGCCTGTGGTGACTCTCATAACTGAAGATGACAGACACTATAATATTCCAGTCAGAATGTGCCAAGAGACGATGCTGTGA